The following proteins are encoded in a genomic region of Apodemus sylvaticus chromosome 21, mApoSyl1.1, whole genome shotgun sequence:
- the LOC127671622 gene encoding liver carboxylesterase 1-like — MWLSALALASLNTCMAFGNLSSPPVVDTMQGKVLGKYISLEGFVQPVAIFLGVPFAKPPLGPLRFAPPQPAEPWNSVKNTTSYPPMCSQITGVGPVLSDVFTNQLENVTLEYSEDCLYLNIYSPTDLTSTDRLPVMVWVHGGGLLSGGASTFNGLALSTREKVVVVVIQYRLGIWGFLSTGDEHSRGNWGHLDQVAALHWVQDNIANFGGDPGSVTLFGESAGGESVSVLVLSPLTKNLFHRAISESGVALTPCLYRENTRRAAEQVAIATGCAATTTSADIVRCLREKTEEELLATTLKMKFFALDLLGDPRESYPFLTTVIDGVLLPKAPEEILSEKNFNTVPYIVGINKQEFGWFIPTMMGYPLSEGKLDQNSATSLLWKSYPLANISKELTPVATEKYLGGSDCPDKKKDLFLDMMGDVLFAVPSVVVARYHRDAGAPTYMYEFKYRPSFVSDMRPKTVIADHGDEVYSVWGTPFLKEGASEEEINLSTMMMKFWGNFARNGNPNGEGLPYWPEYDEDESYLQIGATTQQAQKLKDKEVAFWTSLRATEVEKVTKGDTQK; from the exons ATGTGGCTCTCTGCTCTGGCCCTGGCTTCCCTAAACACGTGCATGGCTTTTG GGAACCTGTCCTCACCACCCGTGGTGGACACCATGCAAGGCAAAGTCCTGGGGAAGTACATCAGCTTAGAAGGATTCGTACAGCCTGTGGCCATCTTCCTGGGAGTCCCCTTTGCTAAACCCCCTCTTGGACCCCTGAGATTTGCTCCACCACAGCCTGCAGAGCCCTGGAACTCCGTGAAGAACACCACCTCCTACCCTCCTAT gTGCTCCCAAATTACAGGAGTGGGACCAGTGCTCTCCGATGTCTTTACTAACCAACTAGAAAACGTTACTCTTGAGTATTCTGAAGACTGCCTTTACCTAAATATTTACTCCCCTACTGACCTGACAAGCACAGACAGGCTGCCG GTGATGGTATGGGTCCATGGAGGTGGTTTACTATCTGGTGGAGCATCAACTTTTAATGGACTGGCCCTGTCTACCCGTGAAAAAGTAGTGGTAGTAGTCATTCAATACCGCCTGGGCATCTGGGGATTCCTCAG CACGGGAGATGAACACAGCCGAGGGAATTGGGGTCACTTGGACCAGGTGGCTGCGCTGCACTGGGTTCAGGACAACATTGCTAACTTTGGAGGTGATCCAGGATCTGTGACCCTCTTCGGCGAGTCAGCAGGAGGGGAAAGCGTCTCTGTCCTT gtgTTATCTCCACTGACCAAGAACCTCTTCCACAGGGCCATTTCTGAGAGTGGTGTGGCCCTCACGCCATGTCTGTACAGGGAGAACACAAGGCGTGCGGCTGAG CAAGTCGCCATTGCTACCGGGTGTGCGGCCACCACCACGTCAGCCGATATAGTTCGATGTCTGCGTGAGAAGACGGAAGAGGAACTCTTAGCAACAACCCTGAAGATG AAATTCTTTGCTCTTGATTTGCTTGGAGACCCCAGAGAG AGCTACCCTTTCCTGACCACTGTGATTGATGGGGTACTTCTACCAAAGGCACCTGAAGAGATTCTGTCTGAGAAGAACTTCAATACTGTCCCTTACATCGTGGGCATCAACAAGCAAGAGTTTGGCTGGTTTATTCCAACG ATGATGGGTTATCCACTCTCTGAAGGCAAACTGGACCAGAACTCAGCTACATCTCTCCTGTGGAAGTCCTACCCACTGGCT AACATCTCTAAGGAACTGACTCCAGTGGCCACTGAGAAGTATTTGGGAGGATCAGATTGTCCTGACAAAAAGAAAGACCTCTTTTTAGACATGATGGGAGATGTGTTGTTTGCTGTGCCATCTGTGGTTGTGGCTCGATATCACAGAG ATGCTGGAGCTCCCACCTACATGTATGAGTTTAAGTATCGCCCAAGCTTCGTGTCTGACATGAGACCCAAGACAGTGATCGCAGACCATGGAGATGAAGTTTACTCTGTTTGGGGGacaccatttttaaaag AGGGCGCGTCAGAGGAGGAGATCAACCTCAGCACCATGATGATGAAGTTTTGGGGCAATTTTGCTCGAAATGG GAACCCAAATGGGGAGGGACTGCCATACTGGCCAGAGTATGACGAGGATGAAAGTTACCTTCAGATTGGAGCCACCACCCAGCAAGCCCAGAAGCTCAAAGACAAGGAAGTAGCTTTCTGGACCAGCCTCCGGGCTACAGAGGTGGAGAAAGTGACCAAGGGAGACACTCAGAAATGA